The Temnothorax longispinosus isolate EJ_2023e chromosome 4, Tlon_JGU_v1, whole genome shotgun sequence genome has a window encoding:
- the LOC139811995 gene encoding nitric oxide-associated protein 1, whose amino-acid sequence MLSVNNIKLITFAKHSAWKMYGGNTYRHLRACRDRCKLVKLVQTFNYSTKCDRKKDFVKPSLDPRVEALREKLIYCDYLDCRKVKINYMKRFLSKKRIEYAEKKAQSDRLTNVPIYSVLLDTRNDENDESHFRQEQEDINTEEDIAKPVHMPYASTDPYSNVLTDTSLSESNKGNLDENTISLNDKYKALYERYLAEKDGVLGKEELTLLDYLEETDRDVSYKRDLPSSVPSNWMVDVEQYDDASYQDSTWLNNYGTPDPNSSLSTVPCGGCGALLHCKDQALPGYLPSELFRKRSKKELRVMICQRCHFMQYYNTTLEVKVSADEYPALLKVIRKKICAVILMVDLTDFPCSIWPEINSVLNSLTPVFVVGNKIDLLPPDSKHFFTHVKDCLSKTVIDSTGIKKENIRHVALTSAKTGYGIEELINKLHNIWKYKGDVYVIGCTNVGKSSLFNALLQSDYCKVQAVDLIQRATISPWPGTTLNLLKFPILNPLKWRLYLRTLRLQKEQRYKCAEEKFRINQFKATRNLEYATLQSHIGRTFQSKSGPEVGKDDPFVEGRYKKHTQQFGFDETKEEYKYSRWCYDTPGTIQPDQVLDLLTMQELLSVLPKKIISPRTFVLHVNQTIFLGGIGRLDYVEGDSFIRCTIFSSSELPVTLTRTEDADSIYNELLKTEVFVVPENSPDRLKHWPALGSKEMEVTGIGNNESIADVILSSAGWIAIAAEEAERVLLRAWSPQGRGLHLRTPALLRKSVALRGNRISDAPTYKSGRQAYRK is encoded by the exons ATGTTGTccgtaaataatattaaattgattactTTTGCAAAGCATTCTGCGTGGAAAATGTACGGAGGTAATACGTATCGTCATTTGAGAGCCTGTCGCGATAGGTGCAAGCTGGTGAAGCTGGTTCAGACTTTCAATTATTCAACCAAGTGCGACAGGAAGAAGGATTTTGTTAAACCGTCCCTCGATCCCAGAGTCGAGGCACtgcgagaaaaattaatatactgcGACTATTTGGATTGTCGGaaagtgaaaattaattacatgaaGCGCTTCTTGTCAAAAAAGAGGATCGAGTACGCTGAGAAAAAAGCACAAAGCGACAGGCTGACAAACGTACCCATCTACAGCGTACTCCTGGACACGAGAAATGACGAAAACGACGAAAGCCACTTTCGTCAGGAGCAGGAAGATATAAATACAGAAGAGGATATAGCGAAACCTGTACATATGCCGTATGCGAGCACAGATCCGTACAGTAATGTGCTGACGGACACATCTTTGAGCGAGTCGAATAAAGGTAATCTTGATGAAAATACGATATCGTTGAACGACAAGTATAAAGCTCTATATGAAAGATATTTAGCGGAAAAGGATGGAGTTTTAGGAAAAGAAGAGCTCACTTTGCTCGATTATTTAGAAGAAACGGATAGAGATGTGTCATACAAGAGAGATCTTCCGTCGAGTGTTCCGTCCAATTGGATGGTAGACGTTGAGCAATACGATGATGCTTCGTATCAGGATAGTACCTGGCTCAACAATTATGGAACTCCGGATCCAAACTCCAGTCTCAGTACCGTTCCATGCGGTGGATGTGGCGCCTTGCTGCACTGTAAGGATCAAGCTCTACCGGGTTACTTGCCCTCGGAATTGTTTCGGAAGAGGAGCAAGAAGGAATTGCGAGTTATGATCTGTCAAAGATGCCACTTTATGCAGTATTACAACACCACGTTGGAGGTGAAGGTATCTGCGGACGAATACCCGGCacttttaaaagttataagaaAGAAGATATGCGCCGTCATTCTGATGGTCGACCTTACTGATTTTCCATGTAGCATATGGCCCGAAATAAATAGCGTGCTGAATTCTTTGACCCCGGTGTTCGTCGTGGggaataaaatagatttgctGCCCCCGGATTCAAAACATTTCTTTACTCACGTTAAAGATTGCCTCTCAAAGACAGTAATAGACAGTACAGGAATCAAGAAGGAAAATATCAGACACGTAGCACTCACATCTGCAAAAACTGGCTACGGCATAGAagaacttataaataaattgcataacaTCTGGAAATACAAAG gAGATGTTTATGTAATTGGTTGCACAAACGTCGGAAAGTCTTCTCTGTTCAACGCTCTTCTACAGTCTGATTACTGCAAGGTACAGGCTGTGGATCTTATACAACGTGCAACCATTTCTCCTTGGCCGGGCACAACGTTAAACTTGCTGAAATTTCCTATTTTAAATCCTCTCAAGTGGCGACTTTACTTGAGGACGTTGCGATTACAAAAGGAACAACGGTACAAGTGTGCTGAAGAAAAATTCCGAATTAATCAGTTCAAAGCGACGCGTAACTTGGAATACGCCACATTGCAAA GTCACATTGGTAGGACATTTCAATCAAAGTCCGGGCCTGAAGTAGGAAAAGACGATCCGTTCGTGGAAGGGAGATATAAGAAGCATACGCAACAATTCGGTTTTGATGAGACTAAGGAGGAGTACAAATACAGTCGCTGGTGTTACGATACTCCCGGTACCATTCAACCGGATCAGGTGTTAGATTTGCTGACGATGCAGGAACTTTTGTCGGTTTTACCGAAGAAGATAATTTCGCCTAGAACTTTCGTTCTACATGTAAATCAAACGATATTTTTGGGCGGAATAGGCCGATTGGATTATGTAGAGGGCGATAGTTTTATTAG GTGTACAATATTTTCGAGTAGCGAATTGCCGGTAACTTTAACTCGTACTGAGGATGCGGACAGTATATACAACGAGTTACTCAAAACGGAAGTGTTTGTCGTACCTGAAAACAGTCCGGACCGATTGAAACATTGGCCGGCTTTAGGATCTAAGGAAATGGAAGTTACTGGTATCGGAAATAACGAATCGATCGCCGACGTTATTTTATCCAGTGCGG GATGGATCGCGATCGCTGCTGAAGAAGCCGAGCGTGTCTTATTGAGAGCTTGGAGTCCACAAGGTCGCGGCTTACATCTAAGAACTCCGGCGCTTTTGAGAAAATCTGTCGCTCTACGTGGCAATCGAATTTCAGATGCGCCGACATACAAAAGCGGACGCCAAGCgtacagaaaataa
- the LOC139811998 gene encoding uncharacterized protein isoform X2 yields the protein MAGRAFRVKVQLDVHAVTCPGVWLCPNGKVALQINILDSCAESDRISPIFPLLFHDKFTFSKIFTRRISLTELQSALEQEFLYAELIQWATPASRGITLATFETNLTDLLYPAPCFKGLLAGVDIDLLMEPTKCFPGIIAPKIEVSTKTIVEEILGFYDTSVSKCYVINPKMINSKQTACGQRKRPIKGIIRQRRVCHTKSKPRSQSCRPYRQRPSDSHQCPSYATSHQTGSQIDQCYHSIRRNSICTCRPDFPKLTEPTAIRDNTHVTDNCPVCFKYNCYFPKCHDDSDIIKKYVDTKQRYCRNMSEIRERGCICRNDVFDTKEEAAMPLLQTKIENLQKTKEKCVVECDRNYSPGRGFYKNLEKFYKRMYKQAKMRAQEVDV from the exons ATGGCAGGTAGAGCTTTTCGCGTTAAAGTACAGCTAGATGTACATGCG GTAACGTGCCCCGGCGTTTGGCTGTGCCCCAATGGCAAAGTGGCTCTGCAAATCAACATCCTCGATTCCTGTGCAGAATCCGACAGGATAAGTCCGATTTTCCCGCTCTTGTTCCACGACAAATTTACCTTCAGTAAAATCTTTACTCGACGAATTTCCCTGACGGAGCTGCAAAGCGCCTTGGAgcaagaatttttatacgcGGAATTGATACAGTGGGCAACGCCGGCTAGCCGAGGCATTACTCTGGCAACGTTTGAGACAAATTTGACAGATTTGTTGTATCCCGCGCCATGCTTCAAAGGTTTACTAGCCGGTGTGGATATAGACCTATTGATGGAACCGACTAAATGCTTTCCC GGTATCATAGCGCCCAAAATTGAGGTCTCCACCAAAACGATTGTCGAGGAAATCTTGGGCTTCTACGACACAAGTGTGAGCAAATGTTATGTCATCAATCCAAAAATGATTAACTCTAAG CAAACGGCATGTGGACAGAGGAAAAGGCCGATTAAAGGCATTATAAGGCAACGGAGAGTGTGTCATACTAAGAGTAAACCGAGATCTCAAAGCTGTCGACC GTACCGTCAGAGACCGAGCGATTCTCACCAATGTCCTTCGTATGCCACGAGTCATCAGACAGGATCGCAAATTGATCAATGTTATCATTCAATAAGGAGAAATTCCATATGCACTTGTCGACCAGATTTCCCAAAGTTAACCGAACCCACCGCCATACGTGACAATACCCACGTTACAGACAATTGTCCAGTTTGTTTCAagtataattgttatttccCCAAATGCCACGACGATTCTGATATAATCAAGAAATATGTTGACACTAAGCAAagatattgcagaaatatgtCTGAGATTAGAGAACGTGGTTGTATTTGTAGAAACGACGTATTCGACACGAAAGAAGAAGCGGCAATGCCATT ATTGCAAactaaaattgaaaatcttcagaaaactaaagaaaaatg TGTTGTGGAGTGCGATCGGAATTACTCTCCGGGCCGCGGATTTTATAAGAatctagaaaaattttataaaagaatgtaTAAGCAGGCGAAAATGCGTGCGCAGGAGGTCGATGTTtga
- the LOC139811998 gene encoding uncharacterized protein isoform X1 encodes MAGRAFRVKVQLDVHAVTCPGVWLCPNGKVALQINILDSCAESDRISPIFPLLFHDKFTFSKIFTRRISLTELQSALEQEFLYAELIQWATPASRGITLATFETNLTDLLYPAPCFKGLLAGVDIDLLMEPTKCFPGIIAPKIEVSTKTIVEEILGFYDTSVSKCYVINPKMINSKQTACGQRKRPIKGIIRQRRVCHTKSKPRSQSCRPYRQRPSDSHQCPSYATSHQTGSQIDQCYHSIRRNSICTCRPDFPKLTEPTAIRDNTHVTDNCPVCFKYNCYFPKCHDDSDIIKKYVDTKQRYCRNMSEIRERGCICRNDVFDTKEEAAMPLLQTKIENLQKTKEKWYVTGVKDDVVECDRNYSPGRGFYKNLEKFYKRMYKQAKMRAQEVDV; translated from the exons ATGGCAGGTAGAGCTTTTCGCGTTAAAGTACAGCTAGATGTACATGCG GTAACGTGCCCCGGCGTTTGGCTGTGCCCCAATGGCAAAGTGGCTCTGCAAATCAACATCCTCGATTCCTGTGCAGAATCCGACAGGATAAGTCCGATTTTCCCGCTCTTGTTCCACGACAAATTTACCTTCAGTAAAATCTTTACTCGACGAATTTCCCTGACGGAGCTGCAAAGCGCCTTGGAgcaagaatttttatacgcGGAATTGATACAGTGGGCAACGCCGGCTAGCCGAGGCATTACTCTGGCAACGTTTGAGACAAATTTGACAGATTTGTTGTATCCCGCGCCATGCTTCAAAGGTTTACTAGCCGGTGTGGATATAGACCTATTGATGGAACCGACTAAATGCTTTCCC GGTATCATAGCGCCCAAAATTGAGGTCTCCACCAAAACGATTGTCGAGGAAATCTTGGGCTTCTACGACACAAGTGTGAGCAAATGTTATGTCATCAATCCAAAAATGATTAACTCTAAG CAAACGGCATGTGGACAGAGGAAAAGGCCGATTAAAGGCATTATAAGGCAACGGAGAGTGTGTCATACTAAGAGTAAACCGAGATCTCAAAGCTGTCGACC GTACCGTCAGAGACCGAGCGATTCTCACCAATGTCCTTCGTATGCCACGAGTCATCAGACAGGATCGCAAATTGATCAATGTTATCATTCAATAAGGAGAAATTCCATATGCACTTGTCGACCAGATTTCCCAAAGTTAACCGAACCCACCGCCATACGTGACAATACCCACGTTACAGACAATTGTCCAGTTTGTTTCAagtataattgttatttccCCAAATGCCACGACGATTCTGATATAATCAAGAAATATGTTGACACTAAGCAAagatattgcagaaatatgtCTGAGATTAGAGAACGTGGTTGTATTTGTAGAAACGACGTATTCGACACGAAAGAAGAAGCGGCAATGCCATT ATTGCAAactaaaattgaaaatcttcagaaaactaaagaaaaatggTATGTTACTGGAGTGAAGGACGA TGTTGTGGAGTGCGATCGGAATTACTCTCCGGGCCGCGGATTTTATAAGAatctagaaaaattttataaaagaatgtaTAAGCAGGCGAAAATGCGTGCGCAGGAGGTCGATGTTtga
- the P23 gene encoding prostaglandin E synthase 3 isoform X1: MTQESQIPPPPVMWAQRKDILYVTICLEDCKDPIIEIEPEKIHFKGEGGTDKKMHEITINLYKEIEPSKSVKNLKGRTFELILAKKEEGPYWPRLIKDKTKAHWLKSDFNKWKDEDDTDDESSPPDLEEMMRQMGGLSGSGDTKPNFEDLDELGDNDADSDDEDLPDLYD; encoded by the exons ATGACGCAAGAAAGCCA GATACCTCCCCCACCGGTCATGTGGGCTCAAAGAAAAGATATCTTATATGTTACTATCTGCTTAGAAGACTGTAAAGATCCTATTATCGAAATTGAACCAGAAAAGATACACTTCAAAGGAGAGGGAGgaacagataaaaaaatgcatgagATTACGATTAATCTGTACAAAGAAATTGAGCCCAGcaaatctgtaaaaaatttgaaaggcAGGACTTTTGAATTGATTCTCGCTAAGAAGGAAGAGGGACCATATTGGCCACGGTTAATTAAAGACAAAACAAAGGCTCACTGGTTAAAGAGTGACTTTAACAAATGGAAGGATGAGGACGATACCGACGATGAAAGTAGCCCTCCAGATTTAGAAGAG ATGATGCGACAGATGGGTGGTCTGAGCGGTTCCGGTGACACTAAGCCAAATTTCGAAGACTTGGATGAATTAGGGGACAACGATGCCGATAGCGACGATGAAGATCTTCCCGATTTATACGATTaa
- the P23 gene encoding prostaglandin E synthase 3 isoform X2 yields MIPPPPVMWAQRKDILYVTICLEDCKDPIIEIEPEKIHFKGEGGTDKKMHEITINLYKEIEPSKSVKNLKGRTFELILAKKEEGPYWPRLIKDKTKAHWLKSDFNKWKDEDDTDDESSPPDLEEMMRQMGGLSGSGDTKPNFEDLDELGDNDADSDDEDLPDLYD; encoded by the exons at GATACCTCCCCCACCGGTCATGTGGGCTCAAAGAAAAGATATCTTATATGTTACTATCTGCTTAGAAGACTGTAAAGATCCTATTATCGAAATTGAACCAGAAAAGATACACTTCAAAGGAGAGGGAGgaacagataaaaaaatgcatgagATTACGATTAATCTGTACAAAGAAATTGAGCCCAGcaaatctgtaaaaaatttgaaaggcAGGACTTTTGAATTGATTCTCGCTAAGAAGGAAGAGGGACCATATTGGCCACGGTTAATTAAAGACAAAACAAAGGCTCACTGGTTAAAGAGTGACTTTAACAAATGGAAGGATGAGGACGATACCGACGATGAAAGTAGCCCTCCAGATTTAGAAGAG ATGATGCGACAGATGGGTGGTCTGAGCGGTTCCGGTGACACTAAGCCAAATTTCGAAGACTTGGATGAATTAGGGGACAACGATGCCGATAGCGACGATGAAGATCTTCCCGATTTATACGATTaa
- the LOC139812002 gene encoding INO80 complex subunit C isoform X2 codes for MASEEIIEANKKPQPVFKNRSFQQKFRQTSTTGKKRTWRSLKQVLAQERSLPWPVTVKHYSSINAPPSFKPAKKYSDISGLPARYTDPQTKLYYATAEEFATVRSLPMDITAGYLALRGASSIVG; via the exons ATGGCGAGCGAGGAAATAATCGAGGCCAATAAGAAACCACAGCCCGTATTTAAGAATCGCTCGTTTCAACAGAAATTTCGGCAGACCAGCACCACTGGGAAGAAACGCACTTGGCGGTCGTTGAAACAAGTTTTGGCTCAGGAGCGTTCCTTACCATGGCCAGTGACAGTAAAACACT ACAGTTCCATCAATGCACCGCCGAGCTTCAAACCAGCAAAGAAATACTCGGATATTTCCGGATTACCG GCACGATACACGGATCCACaaactaaattatattatgccaCTGCCGAAGAATTCGCAACGGTTCGCAGTTTACCGATGGACATAACGGCCGGATATCTGGCTTTACGCGGAGCGTCTAGTATCGTTGGTTAA
- the LOC139812002 gene encoding INO80 complex subunit C isoform X1 — translation MLYQNLTPSASSRSREMASEEIIEANKKPQPVFKNRSFQQKFRQTSTTGKKRTWRSLKQVLAQERSLPWPVTVKHYSSINAPPSFKPAKKYSDISGLPARYTDPQTKLYYATAEEFATVRSLPMDITAGYLALRGASSIVG, via the exons ATGCTATACCAAAATCTAACCCCGAGCGCTTCTTC aagatCACGAGAAATGGCGAGCGAGGAAATAATCGAGGCCAATAAGAAACCACAGCCCGTATTTAAGAATCGCTCGTTTCAACAGAAATTTCGGCAGACCAGCACCACTGGGAAGAAACGCACTTGGCGGTCGTTGAAACAAGTTTTGGCTCAGGAGCGTTCCTTACCATGGCCAGTGACAGTAAAACACT ACAGTTCCATCAATGCACCGCCGAGCTTCAAACCAGCAAAGAAATACTCGGATATTTCCGGATTACCG GCACGATACACGGATCCACaaactaaattatattatgccaCTGCCGAAGAATTCGCAACGGTTCGCAGTTTACCGATGGACATAACGGCCGGATATCTGGCTTTACGCGGAGCGTCTAGTATCGTTGGTTAA
- the Tpi gene encoding triose phosphate isomerase — MGRRFFVGGNWKMNGTKSEIGDIVAFLKTGPLDPNVEVVVGVPSIYLTYVTSIVPSNVSVSAQNAYKVPKGAFTGEISPAMLLDNGVPWVILGHSERRNVFGETDELIAEKVAHALEAGLKVIACIGEKLEEREAGKTEEVVYRQTKAIADKIKSWDNVVLAYEPVWAIGTGKTASPQQAQEVHDKLREWLSKNVKSDVAQTLRIIYGGSVTAANAKDLAKEKDIDGFLVGGASLKPEFVQIVNARAC; from the exons ATGGGACGCAGATTCTTCGTTGGCGGTAACTGGAAGATGAACGGCACAAAGAGCGAGATTGGTGACATTGTCGCGTTTCTCAAGACCGGGCCACTCGATCCTAATGTCG AGGTTGTAGTTGGCGTTCCATCGATATATCTCACGTACGTGACCTCCATCGTCCCTAGCAACGTTAGCGTTAGTGCGCAGAATGCGTACAAAGTTCCTAAAGGAGCGTTTACCGGTGAAATTAGCCCGGCTATGCTTCTGGACAATGGCGTTCCCTGGGTAATTCTTGGCCACTCCGAGCGTCGAAACGTCTTTGGCGAAACGGACGAGTTAATTGCGGAGAAAGTTGCGCATGCCTTGGAAGCTGGATTGAAG GTGATCGCGTGTATAGGCGAGAAATTGGAGGAGCGTGAGGCGGGAAAGACCGAGGAAGTGGTCTACAGGCAAACCAAGGCGATAGcggataaaattaaatcttggGACAACGTGGTCTTGGCTTACGAACCAGTATGGGCGATCGGCACCGGTAAAACCGCGTCGCCGCAGCAAGCGCAAGAGGTTCATGACAAATTACGCGAGTGGTTGTCCAAGAATGTCAAGTCCGACGTCGCGCAAACTCTGCGAATTATCTACGGTGGTTCCGTAACAGCAGCCAACGCCAAAGATTTGGCAAAGGAGAAGGACATTGATGGATTTTTGGTCGGCGGCGCGTCATTGAAGCCTGAATTTGTACAAATCGTCAATGCTCGTGCTTGTTGA